A single region of the Salmo salar chromosome ssa16, Ssal_v3.1, whole genome shotgun sequence genome encodes:
- the LOC106574336 gene encoding A disintegrin and metalloproteinase with thrombospondin motifs 1 produces the protein MMSFVCVSFSLITALCVRAAHGTWEECTVVPVRLDPVWPEREAEQGRTLSVEEREKESEMRVYRLDVFGKRLVLKLEPDQTFLAPGFVFHVVGSPESQAQRESDSSAAETQCFFSGTVNGEEDSAAALNLCHGLRGGFYLQGEEYFIHPNNSSDAQPVDGDLHLIRRRGREYFAEESSSKCGVNEDEDRLPENQETKVNHATTNPDHPAHHQRSKRFVSTPRFVEIMIVADQSMAEFHGAGLKPYLLTIMAVASRLYRHPTIHNSISLAVVKLLVVYEEESGPQVSSNAALTLRNFCQWQRQHNPPSDRHPEHYDTAVLFTRTDLCGAHSCDTLGMADVGTVCDPERSCSIIEDDGLQAAFTVAHELGHVFNMPHDDSKQCASVNGDHWGSHMMASTLSNLDQLQPWSPCSALMVTSFMDNGHGQCLLDKPHKPQSLPATLPGNVYDADRQCRLTFGEESQHCPDLSTTCVALWCTVTTTNGLLVCQTKNFPWSDGTLCGHDSFCLAGQCLSKTEAARHQTPVNGAWGVWGPWGDCSRTCSGGVQYSFRDCDSPLPKNGGKYCEGKRIQYRSCNTEICPESNGLSFREEQCLAHNDISSQVSFGSGEGVEWVPKYAGVSPKDRCKLVCQAKGTGYYFILKPKVADGTPCSPDSTSVCVQGQCVKAGCDRIIGSSRRFDKCSVCGGNGSTCKKVSGALEHARPGYQNVVTIPAGATHLDVKQRAPGGGRHDNSYLAVLRQDGTYLLNGDYKLRTLESDIALKGALLRYSGSSASLERLRSFSPLPEALTIQVLSVGDSPRPRVKYSYFAPRTVLTSPSGGTVARRQSINAIRELGEAEWTLREWGPCSQSCGGGTQQREVLCLDPQGRPSRECPVELRPLASCPCAPHPCPSWFLGEWSVCSKSCGRGFRKRPLRCVGHNGRTLAHESCDHKDRPRPLLDLCNQSAC, from the exons ATGATGTCGTTCGTTTGCGTCTCGTTCAGTTTGATTACGGCTCTGTGCGTGAGAGCTGCGCACGGCACATGGGAGGAATGTACAGTTGTACCGGTCAGACTCGACCCGGTTTGGCCCGAGAGGGAAGCCGAGCAGGGCCGGACCCTTTCGGTAGAGGAGCGAGAAAAGGAGTCGGAGATGCGGGTCTACCGGTTGGACGTATTTGGCAAACGGCTGGTCTTGAAGCTAGAGCCGGATCAGACCTTCCTGGCACCTGGGTTTGTGTTCCATGTGGTGGGGAGCCCCGAGTCGCAGGCGCAGCGGGAATCTGACAGCAGCGCAGCCGAGACTCAGTGCTTCTTCTCGGGCACGGTGAACGGGGAGGAGGACTCCGCAGCTGCTCTCAACCTGTGCCACGGACTACGGGGCGGCTTCTACCTCCAAGGTGAAGAGTACTTCATTCATCCCAATAATTCGAGTGATGCACAGCCTGTGGATGGGGACCTCCACCTCATTCGCCGGAGAGGTCGGGAATATTTTGCAGAGGAGAGCAGCTCAAAGTGCGGGGTCAACGAGGACGAGGACAGGTTgccagagaatcaggagacaaaAGTAAACCATGCAACCACTAACCCCGACCACCCAG CCCACCACCAGCGGTCCAAGCGCTTCGTGTCCACGCCTCGCTTCGTGGAGATCATGATCGTGGCCGATCAGTCCATGGCCGAGTTCCACGGTGCCGGCCTCAAGCCCTACCTGCTGACCATCATGGCGGTGGCATCACGCCTCTACCGCCACCCCACCATCCATAACTCCATCAGCCTAGCCGTGGTCAAGCTCCTGGTGGTTTACGAGGAGGAGAGCGGCCCCCAGGTGTCGTCTAACGCTGCCCTGACCCTCCGCAACTTCTGCCAGTGGCAGCGACAGCACAACCCGCCCAGCGACCGCCACCCAGAGCACTATGACACGGCCGTGCTCTTCACACGAACG GACCTGTGCGGCGCCCACTCCTGTGACACGCTAGGCATGGCGGATGTGGGCACGGTGTGCGATCCGGAGAGGAGCTGCTCCATCATCGAGGACGACGGGCTGCAGGCGGCATTCACTGTGGCACACGAACTCG GCCACGTGTTCAACATGCCCCACGACGATTCCAAGCAGTGTGCCAGCGTCAACGGTGACCATTGGGGCTCGCACATGATGGCGTCCACCCTGTCCAACCTGGACCAACTCCAGCCCTGGTCGCCTTGCTCCGCCCTCATGGTCACCTCCTTCATGGACAACGGACATGGCCAGTGCCTATTGGACAAGCCCCACAAGCCCCAGTCGCTCCCTGCCACGCTACCCGGAAACGTGTACGACGCCGACCGCCAATGTCGCCTGACGTTCGGGGAGGAGTCACAGCACTGTCCCGACCTGAGTACCACATGTGTGGCACTCTGGTGCACAGTGACTACAACCAACGGACTTCTGGTCTGTCAGACCAAGAACTTCCCGTGGTCGGATGGGACACTGTGTGGCCATGACAGCTTCTGCCTTGCGGGACAGTGTCTGAGCAAGACGGAGGCCGCTCGTCACCAG ACTCCAGTCAATGGTGCCTGGGGTGTATGGGGACCATGGGGAGACTGCTCCCGTACCTGCAGCGGAGGGGTGCAGTACTCCTTCAGGGACTGTGATAGCCCCCTGCCCAAAAACGGGGGCAAGTACTGCGAGGGCAAGAGGATCCAATATCGCTCCTGTAACACAGAGATCTGCCCTGAGAGCAACG GTCTGTCGTTCCGCGAGGAGCAGTGTCTGGCCCACAACGATATTTCGTCACAGGTGTCGTTCGGTTCGGGAGAGGGCGTGGAGTGGGTTCCCAAATATGCCGGCGTCTCACCCAAAGACCGCTGCAAGCTGGTGTGCCAGGCCAAGGGCACGGGCTACTACTTCATTCTGAAACCAAAG GTGGCTGACGGTACTCCCTGCAGCCCGGACTCCACCTCAGTGTGTGTGCAGGGTCAGTGTGTGAAGGCGGGCTGTGACCGAATCATCGGCTCCAGCCGTCGCTTCGACAAGTGCAGCGTGTGCGGAGGCAACGGCTCCACCTGCAAGAAAGTGTCAGGTGCCCTGGAGCATGCCAG GCCTGGTTACCAGAACGTTGTGACCATCCCCGCTGGCGCCACTCACCTGGACGTGAAGCAACGTGCCCCCGGCGGGGGTCGCCATGACAACAGCTACCTGGCAGTGTTGCGCCAGGACGGCACCTACCTCCTGAACGGCGACTACAAGCTGAGGACTCTCGAATCAGACATCGCCCTCAAGGGGGCGTTGCTACGATACAGCGGTAGCTCCGCCTCCCTGGAGCGTCTACGCAGCTTCTCGCCCCTCCCCGAGGCCCTGACCATCCAGGTGTTGTCTGTAGGCGACTCGCCCCGCCCCCGTGTCAAATACAGCTACTTTGCGCCGAGAACCGTTTTGACGTCACCTAGTGGAGGAACGGTGGCACGCCGCCAGTCCATCAATGCCATCCGGGAGCTGGGGGAAGCTGAGTGGACCCTGCGGGAGTGGGGCCCATGCTCTCAGAGCTGTGGGGGCGGTACTCAACAGAGGGAGGTGCTGTGTCTGGATCCCCAGGGGCGGCCATCGCGAGAGTGCCCAGTGGAGCTGCGCCCGTTGGCTTCGTGCCCCTGCGCCCCACACCCCTGTCCTTCGTGGTTCCTGGGGGAGTGGTCGGTGTGCTCCAAGAGCTGTGGCCGCGGGTTCCGCAAGCGGCCGCTACGCTGCGTGGGACACAACGGGCGTACACTCGCCCACGAGAGCTGCGACCACAAAGACAGGCCTCGACCACTGCTGGACTTGTGCAACCAGAGCGCCTGCTAA